TCTTGCGCCCGCGCGAGAGCCGTTGCTTCACCGTGTCTTCGGTGAGATCGAGCTCCACCGCCACGTGCTCCACCGAGCGATGCTCGCGGTAATACAAGACCAGCGGCTCGCGGTAATTTTCCGGCAACTGCTCCAGCGCGTGCCACAGGATGGCCTGCTCCTCCGCCGCGATCGCCGCATCGCCCACCGGTTCGTCGCCGCTGCTGATGTCGTGGGCTTCATCGAGCTCAGCCGCGCCGCTCACCGGCTCAAGCCCACCGCGACGCCGCGCGTGGCTGATCTTGAACCGCAAGATTCCGCACAACCACGGCCGAAGTTTTTCGGGCTCCCGCAGTTCCCCGAGCTTCATCCACGCCGTTAGAAAGGTCTCCTGCGCCACATCCTCACTCTCCGCGATGTTGCCCGTGCCGGAGTAAGCCAGCGAGCAGAGCAGGCGTTGGTAGCGTTCCACGATCTGCTCAAACGCCGAACGGTTTCCGGCCAGGCAGGCGGCAACCAGGTCAGCATCACTCGTGGTTTCAATCAGGGCCATGACGTCGGGAGTTTTCATCGTATTTGAGAAAGCAGTGCCCGCAAAGCCCGATCCGGTGACAAAGTTTCCGAAAAAACTTTCGCCGCCCTTTGTCCGACCGACTGAAATCGGCGTCACCATGACCCGCTTACGCCTGCTCGTCTTCGCCGCCGCCACTCTCCTGGCCACCCCGCTCTTTGCTCAGGATCTCGGCCCGGCCGATCCCGCCAGCCTCGGTTTCTCGGCCGAGCGCCTTGCCCGCCTCGATGCGGTCTTTGAGGACTACGTCGCCGACGGCCAACTGCCCGGCGCCGTCGTGCTGGTCGCCCGCCACGGCAAGATCGCCCACCTCGCCGCCTACGGAAAGTCCGACGTCGAAGCGGCCCGCCCCATGGAGACCGACGCCATCTTCCGCATCGCCTCCCAGACCAAGGCCATCGTGAGCACCGGCATCATGCTGCTCCAAGAAGAGGGCAAACTGCTCGTCGACGACGACCTCTCCAAATACCTGCCCGAGTTCGCCGAAACCACCGTGGCCGAAAAACGCGAGTCCGACGGCCGCGTCGTCATCGTGCCCGCCAAACGTCGCATCACCCTGCGCGACCTACTCACCCACACCTCCGGTTACGGTTACGGTTGGGGCCTCGCCAGCGACCAATGGGAGGCCGCCGGCATCACTGGTTGGTATTTCGCCGATCGCAATGAACCTATCCGCGAAACCGTGCGCCGCATGGCCGCCCTCCCCGCCGACGCCCACCCGGGCGAGAAATTTGTCTACGGCTACAATACCGACATCCTCGGCGCCGTGATCGAGGTCGCCTCCGGCCTGCCGCTCGATGTGTTCCTCACCCAACGCATCCTCGAGCCGCTGGGCATGCACGACACCCACTTCTACCTGCCCGCCGCCAAACGCGACCGCCTAGCCGCCGTGTATTCGAAACGTGGTGACGGCGCCCTCGAGCGCGCTCCCGCCGCCGGCACCATGGAAAGCCAAGGCCACTACGTGACCGGCCCGCGCCAGAGCTTTTCCGGCGGCGCCGGCCTGCTCTCCACCGCCCGCGACTACGCCACCTTCCTGCAGATGCTCGCCAACGGTGGCACCTTCAAGGGCGAGCGAATCCTCTCCCGCAAGAGCGTCGAGCTCATGCACGTGAATCACCTCCGCCCGGGCGTGGGTTTCCCCTGGGGCGAGGGTCTCGGTTTTGGTCTCGGCTTCCGCATCGTCGAGGACCTCGGCGGCAGCGGTCTGCCCGCCAGCCTCGGCAACTACGGCTGGGGCGGCGCCTACCACTCCACCTACTGGATCGATCCGGTGGAGGACCTCGTGCTCGTGTATTTCACCCAAGTGATTCCGGCCGATAATCTCGACGATCACCAAAAGCTGCAGGCCCTCGTCTACTCGGCCTTGGTCGACTGAGTCGTCGATCGATCGCGTGTTTCGGGCGCCCGGCTTTGACTTAGCGCCAATATCAGAAACCGGTTTGGGCTCCTTTCCCAAACATGGCTTCTGATCCACTCGCGTTCTATCGCACGCTCTCCCGCGGCTTCTTTCCGCGGTCCTATTCGCTCAAGTTTCTCGGCATCGCGTTTCTCGGCATTCACCTGCCGCTGATCGCCTTCGTCGTCTACCTCGCCGCCAGCCATGGGTGGGAAGATGCCCTGCCAGCCATCATCGTGGTATTGCTCGCCACCTTGGTCGGCACCGCGCTGACCATGTGGAGCCAGCACCGTCTGCTCGCCCCGATCCGTCGCGCCCACTCTGACCTCGTCACCTATCGCGAAACGCGCCAACTCCCCACCTCCCCCGGCGAGTTTCCCGACGAGGCCGGACAACTCATGCGCGAGACCCGCGAGAGCATCGAGTCCCTCGACCGTTTGCTGAAGCTGAAGGACCAACTCGCCGCCGGCATCGCGCACGACTTCCGCAGCCCCCTCACCAGCATCGTCGCCGCGTCCGACTATCTGCTGGAGGATAACCCGCCTGGCACCGACACCGGCGACATCGTGACCGTGATGCGCCGCTCCGCCCTCGCTCAGGCGGAACACGTCAACCGCTTGCTCGCCGCCGCGCTCGCCGACACGCGCGGCGTCAGCTTCTCCAGCGAGAGTGTCCCTCTCGAGGCCGTCTGGTCCGAGGTCACCGCCACCCAACACCTGCCCGCTTCGCAAAAGGGCATAAAACTTACCTTCACGCCCACCTCTGCCGCCGTGCTCGGTAGCGCTGCCCGCATCGTGCAGATCATCAACAACCTGGTTAGCAACGCCATCAAAGCCTGCCCCGCCGGTTCGGAGGTCACGCTGACCGCGACCCGCGAAGACGACCGCGTCGTGATCCGCGTGAGCGACAACGGCCCCGGCGTGGAGCCGGGCAAACTCTCCGACGCCCTGCGCCGCCCGGCCGATCAGCCACCCGCCGCGGGCGAACTCAAACTCGGTCTCGGCCTGCGAATGGTGTCCAGCCTCCTCCACCTGCACGGCAGCCGTCTGGACATGGAACGCCCCGCCAGTGGCGGCATGCGCTTCTCCTTCAAGCTACGCCCGGCCAACTGACCGCGGCCTCACTCTGCTCACCGCGTGCGCATGATGCGGTAGGCCCACGCTGGCGAGAGCCGGTGGAGCCACCGCAGAGCCGCCGACTGCCCGATGTAGTTTTCGGCTTTATCGGCCGCGATCCCCGCGAGGATCGCCGTCGCCGCATCACGGGCACTCAGTTTGCCCTGACCGCGCCCGGCCGTCATCGCAGTGTCGACCAGCGGAAGGTAAGCTTGCTGGACCCGCACTGGTCGAGCGGCGAGCTGATAGCTGATTGAACGCCCAAAGCTGCGCAGCGCGGCCTTGGTTGCACAATACACCGCCGAGCTCGCCTTCGGTGCCAACGCCAAGCCCGAGTTGACCAACACCACGGCCCCCGGCGCATCCCTACGACCGCGCAACTCTGGCCCGAGCCGCGCGACCAATTGGCAGATTGAGGTAAAGTTGGTGTTCACCTCGGCCATGATGCTGCCGTGATCAAACTCCGGAGCCGTGATCCACGGCTCGTGCTGCACCGCCGCATTGCAGAGCAGGAGATCAAAACCGTCGCCATCCGCCGCCAACCGATCCGCCGTGACGCTCACCGCCGTCGGATCGCTCAAATCACAGGTCACAGGACACACGGTCGGATACCGTTGGGCCAACTCGGTCAACTTCGCCGGGTCACGCCCGATTACCACCAGTTCGTTGGTCGCCGCCAGTAGGTCCACGAGTTCCCGGCCGATTCCGGCGGTGCCTCCGGTGAGAATAATACGTTTTGCAGTAAGGTTCATGCCGCCAAGCCTACGCTCTTGCCGCCGCGCTCGCCTTAACCTCGGTTAAAAACGAATCGGAAATCGTTCGCCTCTCCCTCCCATCATGACCCTTCAAGCGCTCATCGCCGAGCACGGCACCGCTCGATCGCTCAAACGCGGAGAGATGCTCTTCCGCCAAGGTGACGCCTCGCCCCCGTGCTGTCATCTTCACCGCGGCCTGCTCAAAGCCACCTACCTGTCCGCCGTCGGCAAGGAGGCGATCAAATCCTTCTTCCTCGCTCCGACCCTGGTCGGCAGTCTGCGCGCCGCCTTTGAGGATGCTCCGGCGCCCTACAGCGTCGAAGCCCTCGAAGCCTGTGACTTGGTGGAGCTCCCGCTGTCGAAACTCCGTCAGCAGGCTCAAACCGACATCGAACTGGCCAACGATCTGATCGGTCTGCTCGTCCAACTCGCCATCAAAAAGGAACGCCGCGAACACGACTTTCTGATGCTTTCGGCGGTCGAAAACTACCGCCATCTCCAGCGCGAAATCCCCGACCTGCTCGGACGTGTCACGCAGAATGACATCGCTCGTTACCT
This portion of the Actomonas aquatica genome encodes:
- a CDS encoding serine hydrolase domain-containing protein; this translates as MTRLRLLVFAAATLLATPLFAQDLGPADPASLGFSAERLARLDAVFEDYVADGQLPGAVVLVARHGKIAHLAAYGKSDVEAARPMETDAIFRIASQTKAIVSTGIMLLQEEGKLLVDDDLSKYLPEFAETTVAEKRESDGRVVIVPAKRRITLRDLLTHTSGYGYGWGLASDQWEAAGITGWYFADRNEPIRETVRRMAALPADAHPGEKFVYGYNTDILGAVIEVASGLPLDVFLTQRILEPLGMHDTHFYLPAAKRDRLAAVYSKRGDGALERAPAAGTMESQGHYVTGPRQSFSGGAGLLSTARDYATFLQMLANGGTFKGERILSRKSVELMHVNHLRPGVGFPWGEGLGFGLGFRIVEDLGGSGLPASLGNYGWGGAYHSTYWIDPVEDLVLVYFTQVIPADNLDDHQKLQALVYSALVD
- a CDS encoding SDR family NAD(P)-dependent oxidoreductase — protein: MNLTAKRIILTGGTAGIGRELVDLLAATNELVVIGRDPAKLTELAQRYPTVCPVTCDLSDPTAVSVTADRLAADGDGFDLLLCNAAVQHEPWITAPEFDHGSIMAEVNTNFTSICQLVARLGPELRGRRDAPGAVVLVNSGLALAPKASSAVYCATKAALRSFGRSISYQLAARPVRVQQAYLPLVDTAMTAGRGQGKLSARDAATAILAGIAADKAENYIGQSAALRWLHRLSPAWAYRIMRTR
- a CDS encoding Crp/Fnr family transcriptional regulator, translated to MTLQALIAEHGTARSLKRGEMLFRQGDASPPCCHLHRGLLKATYLSAVGKEAIKSFFLAPTLVGSLRAAFEDAPAPYSVEALEACDLVELPLSKLRQQAQTDIELANDLIGLLVQLAIKKERREHDFLMLSAVENYRHLQREIPDLLGRVTQNDIARYLGITPVALSRIRGRLARG
- a CDS encoding sensor histidine kinase; its protein translation is MASDPLAFYRTLSRGFFPRSYSLKFLGIAFLGIHLPLIAFVVYLAASHGWEDALPAIIVVLLATLVGTALTMWSQHRLLAPIRRAHSDLVTYRETRQLPTSPGEFPDEAGQLMRETRESIESLDRLLKLKDQLAAGIAHDFRSPLTSIVAASDYLLEDNPPGTDTGDIVTVMRRSALAQAEHVNRLLAAALADTRGVSFSSESVPLEAVWSEVTATQHLPASQKGIKLTFTPTSAAVLGSAARIVQIINNLVSNAIKACPAGSEVTLTATREDDRVVIRVSDNGPGVEPGKLSDALRRPADQPPAAGELKLGLGLRMVSSLLHLHGSRLDMERPASGGMRFSFKLRPAN